aaagtgctggggcagggatgcCGGTTTCTTGGCTCCCAGGGTCCCAGCTGGCCATGGGGGCTGTCCCAGAGCCATAACATGGGCCTGTCCCTTTCTCTTTTGGACCAGGTTGAATTGAATTGTCTTTTCTACCTCTCCTTTGGTGCCTGTTTGCTTCCTGCCTctctgggatggggctggggcaTGAAAAGGAAGCAAGAGCAGTGGGGGATTTCCTCCACCTTCCTTCCGACCCTTTCTTTATTTACGTCTCTTTTGTATTCTTTCTACCTTTAAAggatttattcttttgttttttacctTCTTTGTTGTCAAAACCTCTTGTCAAACTTTTGTAGCCCTATTCATGGGATTGTCCCACTTTGTGGCTAACTGGATGCCTTGTCTCTAGCTTGGTCAACCATCACTAAGGATTCAAGACAGGCAAGTCAATAATAGAGCTGAGGAGGTGGCTGGATGAAAACTCCCTCCCATCTTCTGCACTTGGGTTTCTTCTGCTGGGTCCCCATGCCTGTGTTTTGCTTCGttacctcttctttctctgcagactcttcatcagggactgtagtgatagggcaaggggtgatgagttcaaactgaaacaggggaagttcaggttagatagaaggaagaagttctttaccatgagggtggtgaggcactggaatgggttgccaaggaagttgtgaatgctccatccctggcagtgttcaaggccaggttggacagagccttgggcgacatggtctagtgtgaggtgcccctgcccatggcagggggttggaactggatgatcttaaggtcctttccaacccaaaccattctatgatgctatgattctatgacagtgGTCAGTTTATAGGAAATATGACTTACCTCCACAAAAGCTCTTTTCCCGTACATGTAGTGGAGATGCTTTGTTGCAAGCCCAGggttttctgaaataattcacACTGCTGGATTCAGTTAAACTCACATCTTAATGGTGTTAGTTTTCCCCAGCAGTAGGAATCTCAGAAACAAGAGCTTTCATCAGATCTTTGAAGCACAACCAGTGCTAATAAACAGGCTCtgtaagagaaaatactttgctGGTATGCCAGCACAGAGGAACAAAGCAGCATTAGGATATGGCTGAAAACCAAACCTTGGAAGTGTGACTCCTGTTCTGGAGGAGTGGAAATAATATACAAGCGTTTCATGAGGCAAAAGAAAATAGTCCTTTTCTGCACAGTCATCAAATGGAAGAACACATCCCCCCCCAGATCAGGTTGTTGTCTGGAATTCAAACAACAGATGAAGTGGctcactgcagcctgtggttcctgagaaaggaaaaacaggtcGAACCTTTCCTGGGGTGAACCTGAGCAAGAGCCCAGAGCTGGTGGTTACTATGTGCAATGGGGGAAATTATGTCTGTGGCAATTGATGGAGCTCCTGCAGTGATTACAAAGGGAATAATGGACCCAAGTTTTTATACCAGTCTGGTAGTGAATATGCTGCATTTTAGCCTTGTGGGACGTTGCAGAGCTCTCTGCTGTCAGAGAGCTCTATTTGCCAGGCAAGCTGTCCTTCAGCTGCATCCCTCACTGAGAAACAGCTTCATAGTTTGAAAATTCAAAGTATTCTTCAGAAACCAACTTCAGATCTCCTTATGTATGGTACTGAGAGATAACCGAACAATGGACAACCCTCTTTGCTTTGAGATTGAGCTTTTTCCCTACTTAGGTAATGTTAACTCTCAGTGAAACACTTCATGCATTTCCTCAAAAACAGATAAACCATGGTAAAAGTAAAATCCATGGTATCATTTCTATGTGATTTATAAATTTAAGGTAAAGACCATGGGAAAACACATGGGAATTTCATGGTTCACATGGTGGCATTAAGGATTTGCATGGTACATGTTCATGGAGCCCTTCATTTTCCTGCcttgcttctcctttccctAAATGCATCCTTTGGGCCTTTCTTTTaagattttcctttgaaagcGAACACTgactttaaacatttttatgtgaCTTTCTCAGGCTTTTCTGAATAGTGGAATAACCAGTTAAACAAGTATGTGGTTGTGGATTGGTGACAGTATTTGCAATGCGCAGCTGAACTGAACATTCTtaacaataaaataatgcagctccaagcaaatgctttttgtatttgcttGCAAACTCTGTCCAGTGAGGATCCattctttgaaagcaaatagaatgggcagggacaccttccactccagcaggttgctccaagcccctgtgtccaacctggccttgaacactgccagggatggggcagccacagcttctctgggcacgctgtgccagcacctcagcaccctcaatGGTTTAGCTCTGGCTTTAAGTGAGAAAGCCTATTTTATGATGGTTTTATAGtttgagagagggaaaaaaccctcagctGAAACATGtgcaattaaagaaacaaagcttGAGCTTGCAAAAAGAACCATTCAGAATGGTCAGAAGTGTCACCTTATTAATCTAAGGCTACTCACCACTCCAGGGATGTGAGAGACCCTCATAATGGGGttggaaaagcagcacttgGAACATCCCTTTAAGGGCTGGATCTAGTTTACTTTGGGAATCGCTTGCAGCGCTTTGCATGGGAGCTGGTGCACTTCCCATTCGAGGGAGAACTGCCTCTTGCAACCAGCAGGTCTTTCCCTCCTGCTCACTCACCAACCCCTTTGAAGTCCTGTGACTTTGAACTGCTGTAGTTCTTGACTATATCTGTCATGGAGGTTCCTCAggcttcctcttccttctcctcctcctctgctttctgctggacACGATGGTACTGGAAAGCAGCATTTGGTATGAGTCTTGAGAGCATGAGACAAGCCCTAAGTGAATGACTCATGGTTTCTGGTCAGCATGTATTTCTGGGTGTAAACCAAGGGTAGCTTCCTTAGTTCAAAGTTTATCTTGGCATTTTCGCTTTTCCCTAGGTGTCAGCTCTCAGGATGATGCAAAGACACCTCCTCCAAGCACAGGAAAGATTGAGCAGATCATCACGGCTGCACGCACCACCAAGAAGCAAGAGACCACTCCTACAAGCAAACCAGGAAACCCACCGTCCACCTCTATGCAGTCACGCGCCCCAGTTCAAGGGACCACTACTGTAAGCAAGCCAGGAAACCCAGCGCCCGTCTCTGTGATAGCACCCACCACAGTTCAAAGGACGACCCCTACGAGCAACAGGGAAAGCCCATCATCCACCCCTGCAATGTCAACCGTCACTGTTCGAGGGACCACCCCAACCAACAAGCCAGGAAAACCACCACTCTCCCCTACCACATCACCCCAACCATCACAGCAGGTCAGCTCTTCAACCAGCTCCAGGACCTCAGCAGCCATCCCTGCTGTCACCTCCGGTATGACACAGGAGAAGACCAGCCCTCCAGCCAGCTTGGGAATCCCAGCAGCCACCACTGCTGCAAGTCCTGTCCTCACACATGTGAGCAGCCctccagcctccccagggaGTATAGGGAGTGGTGTCTCATCCTCTCCTGATGTGAAAGCTCAGGGAAGCCAACCTTCAGTCCAGTTGACCACTACCGCTGCAAGCACCGGGGTCCCAGGTAGCATCCTTCCCCCTGAGGTCAAGGACTATGGtgtcccttcttccacatcTGTCACCCAGCAGCCTCACTCTTCTGCCAGTTCTCCAGGCCAGGGACCAGCCTCTTCCACCAGACCTGGAAGCATCAACACTTCTGTTCCCCCTTTTGGTGGATCCGTGTCCCCCACCACTAGTAAAGCATCTCTGACTTTATCACCTGGCGGCATCGACAAGGTCTCAGAGGCAGCCACCACGCCGACTCCTGCAGCAGGTACCAGAAGATGAGAACCTTCATTTCTCATGCTGGCAGTTCCTTTTTTGTGATCTTTTCCTTTGGCTACTTCCTGTCATTATGGGGTGTCATCACCTTGTCTCATTGTAGGACTTCCCAGCATCGTTGTCTCTGTGACAGCTGGGTGTTTACACCCCTGTTGTCATTGCTGGAGATTGAGTCAATGCAGTTAGTGAAATTCAAGGCATGAATCAACTGCCGAAGCATAGACATTGGCTTTGGGATGGATCAAACTGTGCCCAAAGCACCATTGACTGCAATGACTTGATCTTCAGTGACTGAAaaaggcagccagcagcaaTGAGTTGTAGACATTGTAGAGTTGGTGAAACAGATTGACAGCACCCAAATGCTGACTGTAGAAGATCCCTGGTATGGCTGACAGCTTAGTGAAGGCTGTCTGGGCATGCACAGAAAATAAGCTTTAGATGACTAAGGCGATTTTGTGGCTAAACTCTGAGTCTACAAGCTCTAGAGAGTCTAAGTAGCTAGGTTGGATACTCATCATTGCTGCAGAGGGTTTGGCTGCTGACTTCTGTCTAAGCAGCATTGTGAGTGCCCATGTGGTGTTTAGGATCTTGGTGAACACcattaatatgttttctttggagCTTTACAGAGTCATGTTAGCTGCTAAGTGTCCTGGTGAGGCACAGTTTAGGCTCCCTGTTGGTGTTTTGTCTGGTAGCATTGGAATCACACTGTGGGACTGTGAGGGCTCCATGGAGCCTTCCAGACTTGGGTGGGATTGTGAGATCAGCTCACATCTGGCTCTGAATAAAAGCTGTGATGACACTGAAGCCCTTCATTGCCTTCCCCTGGAGAATGTTGTTCTTGACCCAATTTCCAATTACCTGCAATACAGAAGCCACCCAAAAAgccatctccatcctcctcaGCCTTCAGATGTCAGCATCACTTGGTGCAAGACCATCTTCACTGGCTTCACTCATGTCATGTTTTGAGCAAGTCAGCAGGCATGAGGAGGTGAAAGGGGTATCTTCATGAAGGatgtttctttcccctcctgctccacagGATTGTTCTGCACTAAAGGATGACACATGAAGTTATGTTAATTCAAATTTGACCTCAAGCATTGAGCATGCAGAGGTCTAAAAATCCCCTTTGCATTTAATAAATAGTTGAGAGAAGGCAATAGAAACAGATGGCTTTGAAATTAATTCTCTCCTGGTGCCTTCAGAATGTGTCTGGAGAGAAATATCCCTCATCTTTTCTGTAGAAGAGGCAGGAGTCTCAAAAGCAAATAGGCTGTGAACAGGATGTGGcattttaattatctttgtCATCATTTAAGGATCAATTAGGAATGCAGGGATGGAGATCCATTTCCTCACAAGGATTTGGGGAGGCAgggggctgctctgctccttgcaCTACTTCCATTGCATTGTAAGATGCTACAGACTTTAACAAAGGCATCTGAGGTGATCTCAGGTATCTGAAACACTTTCATGGGGCTGGTAGACACGAGGTATGTGCCCTTCTGGAGTagcaggcaggcaggacacCCCAGAATGTCTCCTCTACCAGGCACTACTTCTGAGCATGTCACCCTGGGCTTCTTCCATAAGTGATGGAGATGCAGCCAAGAGAGGTTATGGACTTTCATCCCCTCCTAACGGAGGCGGCTGCAGTTGTCAGTGGGATTGCACAATGATCTCCATTCACTGGGAGATCCTGGGTAACCAGCTCAGATAGTCTTTGTTGTAGAAACCTCCATGGAAGCCTCCCCAGGTAAAGTGAAATGTGGGCCACCTCATTTACTCAGCAATACTCCTCTTCTAAGTGATCACCCAGCTACCACCACACAGTCATTGTGTTACCCTTGGGTTCATCTCTTCACAGCAGTCTGATGGGTTTcaccagcagaaaagaaagtcagcagtaatatattttccttagttaatatattttccaaagttaattttgaaacccaaaaaaaccaacccaaagcTTCTCCAAGCTTTGGCACCATGAGCTTCACAAACGGAGCTGTGTCACCTGTATCCTCTGTACTGTATCAGTGTCTGTCTGCTTGTTTTTTGGTGTATATTGGGGACCCAGACCAGAGAAGTCATCCATCAACCAAGCCTGCAAGTGCTGACCAGAGCCCTGCCAGTGCACAGccatcatccccatccccggGGGACCAGGCAGTGAGCAGCAGtccctgccaccagcaccctAACATTTCATTCCAGAATGAGGTAATGAAGCCTAAGGGAAGGTGGGCACTTCGAGGTGGTGTCTGTTAATGTTTAGCTGGCATCCCATGTACATGTGGAGTCTGCAGCCCTTGTCACTGCACGTGTTTGTGTCAGGGAGATCTGCCTTAGGAAAACACAGGGCAGCAAAATAATtctagatcatagaatcatagaatggtttgggttggaagggacctttgatGGTCATCTGGTTCAATCCTATTCTCCTGTAGCTTTCCAGTGAAGAGACACAGAGGATGGAGGTGAAGGGGATTATGGTCTGAGTGCTGAACAGGGAAGAAGTGAAATttgggaagagggagggaagcattatggagagcagaagcagccttGGGGTGGAGTTGGATTTGACGAGAGGGCAAAGAATCCAATTAGCATAAACTACGGATGGATGATATTAGCAGGAAATGTTTTGGGAGAGTAAAGAGTTCCCAAAACACAAGCCAGGATAACTAAAGTGCttggaaggagggaaggggatcCTGCTTCTAGGTGATGATCTTTTTTAGAGCAGGACTGCATCATGGCCCACTAGCATAGATCTTCCTACTGCCCAAGGAAGTAGGAATTCCTGCTTTACCCTGTAGTGCAAATCCTAAGCCTGGTTTGGGAAGTGCATTAACAACTTCCCTCAGACAGCCCTGTCAGTTACCTGTGAAAACCCTTCCACATACAAAGAGTTAAGGGCTCCCAGGCCTGTCTTGTTTCCATAAAATAGATCAGAGCTTTGGTTGGGATGTCTCCTGGTTGGGGCAGTCTGTTGTATCAGTGACCAACTGCTCTTCCAACCTATGTCAATGATCTGagacttgcttttcttctgtctttccagGTCATCTGTAAAGaccaaatgcaaaataattggCCCACCATATACCTGAAAGAAGCTAAAACCTGTGTAAGTACCACCCTTTGGGACTTCTATGTAGAACCCTACAGCAGCTGTGTTGCTGCTGGAGATCAGCTTTTAACCTGTGGTACCCTGAGCATGTGAGCCTATAGAGATGAGAGTGATTTCATCAAAATAAGCACAACCACTTTTGGGGTGTAAAATGACAGCACTCCCCATGctcctggaggaggagaagcacaGGTCTGCTGCCATCTCATGGTCATCACCTTCCtgttttggctgctgcttgGTGTAAATGGTCCTTGCCTGCAAACCCACAGAAATGATGATGTTCTGAGCTGTGCTGCCCTTAACGCTGAGCATGACTCCAAGGAGGGACTTTATTGATGTGATGACCATGTCTGAGGCAGGACAACCTCTCCTGAGACCATCCCCTGCTCTGTTTTGTGCAATGTCTGAACCTGCAGCCGTGTCTATGCTGGGAAAGCCTCTCATCAAATTTTATATTGGATATATAAAAAATTTCATCAGGTTGATAAAATCTGATTTTGGAGCCTTAAGCATCCGGGTGACTTATGACCATGCTGGTGTTTAAtgcttcccttctccttctggGTGCAGATGGAGCCACtatcatagcatcatagaatcccagactggtttgggttggaggggaccttaaagctcatccagttccaagcccctgccacaggcagggacaccttccactagagcaggttgctccaagcccctgtgtccaagctggccttgaacactgccagggatggggcagccacagcttctctgggcaccctgtgccagcgcctcagcaccctcacagggaagagcttctgcctcagagctcatctcaatctcccctctggcaggttaaagccattcccccttggcccATCACTACATGCCCTCTCCTACCCATGGCTTcactggagctgggctgggaggcTTTTTGGCAACAGGGATGGTTTGGCTGGGAAGTGCCAGTGCACAGAGATGTGTTGGCGAGCTGAGGGGTGTGCAGACATCACAGCTTGGCATCATCCATCCCTCCTCTCTGCCCGCTCCGCTGGGCACTGGCGAGCCAGTGAGTCTGCTGCCCTGTTTCCTCTAAATTCCTCTGGGCACAATCACGACCCGAAGCATTGTTAGTACCAAATGCCAACTACAGCTCGAAACAGCAAGCCTGCGAGGGTGCATCCTCCCATCGCATCACGCTCCTCGGCTGCCAAAACACCTCCCACCCGCTCAACGTTAATGTTCCACTCAGTGTATTCCTGAAAACTCCAACAGATTCTGATGCCTCCCAAGCTGAGCAGATAACAGAGAGTGGCACTATCTGGTTTCCCTGCTTTGTGGGGCCGGTAAACAAGGCTCTGGCCAAATCTTGACAGCAAAGTGAAAAAAGCCTTTGCATTTCGCAAGCCgtgggaaaacaggaaagtgCACGCTATAAGGAGAAGTGTTCCAGAAACTGATCCAATCCTGGTCCTTGAGAAGGAGCAGGAGTCGGGGCAGCATTGTGCTAACAGCTCAGCTCCAGTGGGACTTGGGGAGCATTGAAGACATGGGTGTTGGTAGGGATATATCCAGATCACAGGGCAGAGGGCAGTGCAGACCAGCACCACACATAGATGGGCTCATGGGGCAGCACTGGTGATGCTGGGACCCCAGTAAATAGTTGGGGCTGAACCCAGGAACTGGGTTTCTCCAGCTGTGGTAAATTTAAAGATCAAAAAACCCCCTCTCAAACACtcccaaaagcaaaaaaaaaaacccataaatcCTACAAAACTCACCAAATATATGGTTGGCACCACTTTGTGGACCAAAGGTATTTTATGGGCTGGTTGGTTCCTTCCTCTTCAGGTGATGCTTTTAACCAATGCTTAACAGTTTGGTCCATGTTCCCCCAtcattcctttttccccttctctttcttttgattACAGCAGGATCTAAATGAGCTTCTAAATGAGACTTACTAGCTTGATGCCTTGCATTCCATAGGATGATTTTCCCAAGGTGTGGCTCACAAGCGTATCTTCAGTTAGGTGTTGGCTGCTTGGGATGCACCAGCCTtgggatggatgggtggatggatggatagaaAGATAGATAGATGGATAgatggatagatagatagatagatagatggatggatggatagatagatagatggatagatggacggacggacggatagatagatagatggatagatggatagatggatggatagatagatagatggatagacggacggatggatggatagatagagagatagatagatagatagatagatagatagatagatagatagatagatgcTCTGTTCTTCATCCCAACCCCAAAATGTGTTAAGTGAAGCAAGAGGTGATGCTGTCAGGGGTGGCtggtgtccctggagctgtgATTCAGCCAGGAAGCCAACCCTCCTCCTCCATCGTGTCCCAGTCAGGACGTGGATGTGCCCAGTGAGCTGAGTTGGAGGATGCTGGTGGGTTCCCTTGCCTGCTCCAGCCAAGGGATGCAAAAGCAACAGTGGGACCACCCGGACCCACACCCGAAGGAATTTGCTGTGTGACACCAACCAGTGTGGGGTCAGCAGGAGGGTCCCTGAGCAGGCAGAGGGACCCCTCATGGTGCAGGGTCATGGTCCCCTCGCCCCGTCCAGCTGCCGGGGCTGGTTTGTTGACTCAAGTGCCGTTACCTCATTCGGGGATGTTAGTTTTAGGTCCCCGCCAGTGTGGGAACCGGATTCGAGCTGCTCGGCAGCGCCTGTCAACTCGGGCCAAGGAATGCGAGCGGTTctggcaggagggaaggggagagctgccagggctgtgccacTGCTGATGGGGCATCCCCTTGGATGCAGTGGGCTCCTCCGCGCCCCTTTCCTACCCTGGAAAGGGTAAATCCCTCCACATCAGCCTCTAAAGGGGTTTAGGCACTGCTTGAACATCAAAGCGGTTCAATGCTCAGCTGGGTTTTAGCCTCTCATCTGATTTCCTGTCCCACCCAAAAAGGGTGCATTTTAAAggggtttttcttcccccatgGAGTGGTAGGAGGAGAAGTGGGTTGTTAAGGGTtgggggaaggcagagctgcGGCAGAACCTGAGGAAGGAGGATGC
The window above is part of the Strigops habroptila isolate Jane chromosome 3, bStrHab1.2.pri, whole genome shotgun sequence genome. Proteins encoded here:
- the PODXL gene encoding podocalyxin isoform X2, with translation MRAPLLLPLLLLGVSSQDDAKTPPPSTGKIEQIITAARTTKKQETTPTSKPGNPPSTSMQSRAPVQGTTTVSKPGNPAPVSVIAPTTVQRTTPTSNRESPSSTPAMSTVTVRGTTPTNKPGKPPLSPTTSPQPSQQVSSSTSSRTSAAIPAVTSGMTQEKTSPPASLGIPAATTAASPVLTHVSSPPASPGSIGSGVSSSPDVKAQGSQPSVQLTTTAASTGVPGSILPPEVKDYGVPSSTSVTQQPHSSASSPGQGPASSTRPGSINTSVPPFGGSVSPTTSKASLTLSPGGIDKVSEAATTPTPAADQRSHPSTKPASADQSPASAQPSSPSPGDQAVSSSPCHQHPNISFQNEVICKDQMQNNWPTIYLKEAKTCAEWRTASTNVSFFESFCSTAQHVFNASRETCTVTLSAHEPRSQLWAVQVVIHIPLDPEKVLEELKEKKDKLEELGIANITYDRMEREMIITDEFSTPLIITIVTLAGSLLLIAAIYGCCHQRFSQKKDQQRLTEELQTMENGYHDNPTLEVMETSSEMQEKKVNLNGELGDSWIVPLDTLMKEDLEEEEDTHL
- the PODXL gene encoding podocalyxin isoform X3, whose translation is MRAPLLLPLLLLGVSSQDDAKTPPPSTGKIEQIITAARTTKKQETTPTSKPGNPPSTSMQSRAPVQGTTTVSKPGNPAPVSVIAPTTVQRTTPTSNRESPSSTPAMSTVTVRGTTPTNKPGKPPLSPTTSPQPSQQVSSSTSSRTSAAIPAVTSGMTQEKTSPPASLGIPAATTAASPVLTHVSSPPASPGSIGSGVSSSPDVKAQGSQPSVQLTTTAASTGVPGSILPPEVKDYGVPSSTSVTQQPHSSASSPGQGPASSTRPGSINTSVPPFGGSVSPTTSKASLTLSPGGIDKVSEAATTPTPAADQRSHPSTKPASADQSPASAQPSSPSPGDQAVSSSPCHQHPNISFQNEVICKDQMQNNWPTIYLKEAKTCAEWRTASTNVSFFESFCSTAQHVFNASRETCTVTLSAHEPRSQLWAVQVVIHIPLDPEKVLEELKEKKDKLEELGIANITYDRMEREMIITDEFSTPLIITIVTLAGSLLLIAAIYGCCHQRFSQKKDQRLTEELQTMENGYHDNPTLEVMETSSEMQEKKVNLNGELGDSWIVPLDTLMKEDLEEEEDTHL
- the PODXL gene encoding podocalyxin isoform X1 → MRAPLLLPLLLLGVSSQDDAKTPPPSTGKIEQIITAARTTKKQETTPTSKPGNPPSTSMQSRAPVQGTTTVSKPGNPAPVSVIAPTTVQRTTPTSNRESPSSTPAMSTVTVRGTTPTNKPGKPPLSPTTSPQPSQQVSSSTSSRTSAAIPAVTSGMTQEKTSPPASLGIPAATTAASPVLTHVSSPPASPGSIGSGVSSSPDVKAQGSQPSVQLTTTAASTGVPGSILPPEVKDYGVPSSTSVTQQPHSSASSPGQGPASSTRPGSINTSVPPFGGSVSPTTSKASLTLSPGGIDKVSEAATTPTPAADQRSHPSTKPASADQSPASAQPSSPSPGDQAVSSSPCHQHPNISFQNEVICKDQMQNNWPTIYLKEAKTCAEWRTASTNVSFFESFCSTAQHVFNASRETCTVTLSAHEPRSQLWAVQVVIHIPLDPEKVLEELKEKKDKLEELGIANITYDRMEREMIITDEFSTPLIITIVTLAGSLLLIAAIYGCCHQRFSQKKDQHIHPDLPGFDDGHVALIFNRLTEELQTMENGYHDNPTLEVMETSSEMQEKKVNLNGELGDSWIVPLDTLMKEDLEEEEDTHL